CCTCAACTCCTTAACTGCTGCATCAATATTTTGACAAGCGTCAAGATTGATTTCTGTTAATTTTCTAATTGACTTCGTAATTTTATCCACTTGATACAAGCGCATAATACTAGAAGCACCGTGCAAACGGTCTGCCACATTATCAATTGAAGTCACTAATGAGTGAATATCTTCTCTGTCAAATGGAGTAATGAAATTTCTACTCAACTCTAGATTAGTTTGGCGTGTAATATCCTCTCCTTTTTGTTCTAATGCATCAATCTTTTGAAAAAGAACTTCTCTTTCCTTCAAAGGAAGATTCACTGCCTCATGTAAATTGGAAGCTAATTCAATTAAATTACTAGATGCCTCTTCGAAAAGAGGAAAGAATTTTTTATCCTTCGGAACTAAAAATTGGAATATACTATTTAATGACATTTTATATTTTTTTAGGGTACAAATTTAATTGATTTATTTTTTGGAAACCAACCTTAATTTAACAAATCATCTTCTATTTGAAAACTGTTTAAAAAAGCAACAGTTTTCTCAATATCATAATGTAAAATTCTATCTTCCTTTACAAATGAGACTTCTTCTCTATAAGAACTCAAGAACATTTCAATAAAATCACTCGATTTTAAAGGTCTTC
The Flavobacterium sp. WC2421 genome window above contains:
- a CDS encoding DUF47 domain-containing protein translates to MSLNSIFQFLVPKDKKFFPLFEEASSNLIELASNLHEAVNLPLKEREVLFQKIDALEQKGEDITRQTNLELSRNFITPFDREDIHSLVTSIDNVADRLHGASSIMRLYQVDKITKSIRKLTEINLDACQNIDAAVKELRNLKNIPNITAACARISKLENKSDTVYNKAVFEIFENETDAKNIIKYKEVLSILETATDKCKSVASVLESIAVKHS